A genomic segment from Micromonospora echinaurantiaca encodes:
- a CDS encoding acyl-CoA mutase large subunit family protein, whose product MNADEIAAGRARWQARYDAARKRDADFTTLSGMAVDPVYGPPEGVAYPGFERIGWPGEYPYTRGLYPTGYRGRTWTIRQFAGFGNARQTNERYKMILGAGGGGLSVAFDMPTLMGRDSDDPQALGEVGHCGVAVDSAADMEVLFDGIDLAGVTTSMTISGPAVPVFCMYLVAAERQGADLSTLDGTLQTDIFKEYIAQKEWLFDPEPHLRLIGDLMEYCAREIPRYKPLSVSGYHIREAGSTAAQELAYTLADGFGYVELGLSRGLDVNVFAPGLSFFFDSHVDFFEEIAKFRAARRIWARWLRDVYGATSEKALWLRFHTQTAGVSLTAQQPVNNVVRTAVEALAAVLGGTNSLHTNALDETLALPTDESAEIALRTQQVLMEETGVTNVADPLGGSWYVEALTDKIEAEAEEIFARIKQLGGGGPHQIGPMTSGILRGIEDGWFTGHIAESAFAYQQALEKGEKKIVGVNCHTSTVAKDLEILRISHEVELEQRRVLAERKAARDDAAVKAAVARMVEASRTGENMIPAMLDAVRAEATLGEICDALRDEWGVYREPARF is encoded by the coding sequence ATGAACGCCGACGAGATCGCAGCCGGACGGGCACGCTGGCAGGCCCGGTACGACGCCGCGCGCAAGCGGGACGCCGACTTCACCACGCTCTCCGGGATGGCCGTCGACCCGGTCTACGGGCCGCCGGAGGGCGTCGCCTATCCGGGCTTCGAGCGGATCGGCTGGCCGGGCGAGTACCCGTACACCCGGGGCCTGTACCCGACCGGCTACCGGGGGCGGACCTGGACCATCCGGCAGTTCGCCGGCTTCGGCAACGCCCGGCAGACCAACGAGCGCTACAAGATGATCCTGGGTGCCGGCGGCGGCGGCCTCTCGGTCGCCTTCGACATGCCCACCCTGATGGGGCGGGACTCGGACGACCCGCAGGCGCTCGGCGAGGTCGGGCACTGCGGCGTCGCGGTGGACAGCGCGGCCGACATGGAGGTGCTCTTCGACGGCATCGACCTGGCCGGCGTGACCACCTCGATGACCATCTCCGGCCCGGCGGTGCCGGTGTTCTGCATGTACCTGGTGGCCGCCGAGCGGCAGGGCGCCGACCTGTCCACCCTGGACGGCACCCTGCAGACGGACATCTTCAAGGAGTACATCGCGCAGAAGGAGTGGCTCTTCGACCCGGAGCCGCACCTGCGCCTGATCGGCGACCTGATGGAGTACTGCGCCCGGGAGATCCCGCGCTACAAGCCGCTGTCGGTCTCCGGCTACCACATCCGCGAGGCCGGCTCGACCGCCGCGCAGGAACTGGCGTACACCCTCGCCGACGGGTTCGGCTACGTCGAGCTGGGGCTGTCCCGCGGGCTGGACGTGAACGTCTTCGCCCCCGGCCTGAGCTTCTTCTTCGACTCCCACGTCGACTTCTTCGAGGAGATCGCCAAGTTCCGGGCCGCCCGCCGGATCTGGGCCCGGTGGCTGCGCGACGTCTACGGCGCCACCAGCGAGAAGGCCCTCTGGCTGCGGTTCCACACGCAGACCGCAGGGGTCTCGCTGACCGCCCAGCAGCCGGTGAACAACGTGGTGCGCACCGCCGTCGAGGCGCTCGCGGCGGTGCTCGGCGGCACCAACTCGCTGCACACCAACGCCCTGGACGAGACGCTCGCGCTGCCCACCGACGAGTCCGCCGAGATCGCCCTGCGCACCCAGCAGGTGCTGATGGAGGAGACCGGGGTGACCAACGTGGCCGACCCGCTCGGCGGTTCGTGGTACGTCGAGGCGCTCACCGACAAGATCGAGGCCGAGGCGGAGGAGATCTTCGCCCGGATCAAGCAGCTCGGCGGCGGGGGCCCGCACCAGATCGGCCCGATGACCTCCGGCATCCTGCGTGGCATCGAGGACGGCTGGTTCACCGGCCACATCGCCGAGTCGGCGTTCGCCTACCAGCAGGCGCTGGAGAAGGGCGAGAAGAAGATCGTCGGGGTCAACTGCCACACCAGCACCGTGGCCAAGGACCTGGAGATCCTGCGTATCTCGCACGAGGTGGAGCTGGAACAGCGCCGGGTGCTGGCCGAGCGCAAGGCGGCCCGGGACGACGCGGCGGTCAAGGCGGCCGTGGCGCGGATGGTCGAGGCCAGCCGGACCGGCGAGAACATGATCCCGGCGATGCTCGACGCCGTCCGCGCCGAGGCCACCCTCGGCGAGATCTGCGACGCCCTGCGCGACGAGTGGGGCGTCTACCGGGAGCCCGCCCGCTTCTGA
- the meaB gene encoding methylmalonyl Co-A mutase-associated GTPase MeaB, producing the protein MLVERARAGDPRAVARLITLVESGDETLPRIAAALAPYAGQAQVVGLTGSPGVGKSTTTNELVRALRARGHRVGVLAIDPSSPFTGGAILGDRVRMQDHATDPGVYIRSMSSRGHLGGLSAATPQAVRVLEGAGCDVVLVETVGVGQAEVEVASLADTTLVLLAPGMGDAIQAVKAGILEIADVFVVNKADRDGADATVRDIQGMIALGERGPGQWRPQVVRAVAARGEGIDDIAAAIDKHRGWLVEHGELRRRQETRAAAEIEAIALGALRDRIGSLRDGTELPALAAKVAEGALDPYAAADELLSQLGS; encoded by the coding sequence ATGCTGGTCGAGCGGGCCCGCGCGGGTGACCCCCGCGCGGTGGCCCGGCTGATCACCCTGGTCGAGTCCGGCGACGAGACGCTGCCGCGGATCGCCGCGGCGCTGGCGCCGTACGCCGGCCAGGCCCAGGTGGTCGGGCTGACCGGTTCCCCCGGCGTGGGCAAGTCCACCACCACCAACGAGCTGGTCCGGGCGTTGCGCGCCCGCGGTCACCGGGTGGGCGTGCTGGCCATCGACCCGTCCAGCCCGTTCACCGGCGGCGCGATCCTCGGCGACCGGGTGCGGATGCAGGACCACGCCACCGATCCGGGCGTCTACATCCGGTCGATGTCCAGCCGGGGCCACCTCGGCGGGCTCTCCGCGGCGACCCCGCAGGCGGTCCGGGTGCTGGAGGGCGCCGGCTGCGACGTGGTGCTGGTCGAGACCGTCGGGGTCGGGCAGGCGGAGGTGGAGGTCGCCTCGCTGGCCGACACCACGTTGGTGCTGCTCGCCCCCGGGATGGGCGACGCCATCCAGGCGGTCAAGGCCGGCATCCTGGAGATCGCCGACGTCTTCGTGGTGAACAAGGCCGACCGGGACGGCGCCGACGCCACGGTGCGCGACATCCAGGGCATGATCGCGCTCGGCGAGCGCGGGCCGGGCCAGTGGCGCCCGCAGGTGGTGCGCGCCGTCGCCGCGCGCGGCGAGGGGATCGACGACATCGCGGCCGCGATCGACAAGCACCGCGGTTGGCTGGTCGAGCACGGCGAGCTGCGCCGCCGGCAGGAGACGCGGGCCGCCGCCGAGATCGAGGCGATCGCGCTCGGCGCGCTGCGCGACCGGATCGGCTCGCTGCGCGACGGTACGGAGCTGCCGGCGCTCGCCGCGAAGGTGGCCGAGGGGGCGCTGGACCCGTACGCGGCGGCGGACGAGCTGCTCAGCCAGCTCGGCTCCTGA
- a CDS encoding arginase family protein has product MMRRIAVLDAPSNLGLRPPTATSVPGCAKAPGALRDHDLLARLRARDAGCLTPPRYDPGDWRPGDGVCHAREISDYSVALADRIGSIIDRGEFPLVLGGDCSILLGSALAMHRLGEAVGGRIGLVFVDGHSDFRHPGNASYVGAAAGEDLALVTGRGQADLAAIEGRRPYFRDIDVVVLGIRAQDEYRLDLQAAGIVTRPVPALRAEGAARTAQWAHEQLADCAGYWVHIDVDVLDPAVMPAVDAPDPGGIAFAELEILLAGLVDTPHCLGVELTVFDPDYDPDGAYAAEIVNTVVAGLAPVSAPEAVPPRLLPGPSSTRAARPGNGRSAARVVPPRGAVDADRPTQPDPDATAPPAGLEPVRASGAAVAAGLEPVVPPGSAVPAGLEPVGPSSAELEPVGPPAAAGPGLLRRNPLAMAEPPADPDADADLSASEDGTAHPSAGIA; this is encoded by the coding sequence ATGATGCGCCGGATCGCCGTCCTCGACGCGCCGTCCAACCTGGGCCTGCGCCCGCCCACGGCCACCTCGGTGCCGGGCTGCGCCAAGGCGCCCGGCGCGCTGCGCGACCACGACCTGCTCGCTCGGCTGCGGGCCCGGGACGCCGGCTGCCTGACTCCGCCGCGCTACGACCCGGGCGACTGGCGGCCGGGCGACGGGGTCTGCCACGCCCGGGAGATCTCCGACTACTCGGTGGCGCTCGCCGACCGGATCGGTTCGATCATCGACCGGGGGGAGTTCCCGCTGGTCCTCGGCGGGGACTGCTCGATCCTGCTCGGTTCGGCGCTGGCCATGCACCGGCTCGGCGAGGCGGTCGGCGGCCGGATCGGGCTGGTCTTCGTCGACGGCCACTCCGACTTCCGGCACCCCGGCAACGCCTCCTACGTGGGCGCCGCGGCGGGCGAGGACCTCGCCCTGGTGACCGGCCGGGGGCAGGCCGACCTGGCGGCCATCGAGGGGCGTCGCCCCTACTTCCGGGACATCGACGTGGTCGTGCTCGGCATCCGGGCGCAGGACGAGTACCGGCTCGACCTCCAGGCCGCCGGGATCGTCACCCGGCCGGTGCCGGCGCTGCGGGCCGAGGGCGCGGCGCGTACCGCGCAGTGGGCGCACGAGCAGCTCGCCGACTGCGCCGGCTACTGGGTGCACATCGACGTGGACGTACTGGACCCGGCCGTGATGCCGGCGGTCGACGCGCCCGACCCGGGCGGGATCGCCTTCGCCGAGCTGGAGATCCTGCTGGCCGGGCTGGTCGACACCCCGCACTGCCTCGGCGTCGAGCTGACCGTCTTCGACCCCGACTACGACCCGGACGGCGCGTACGCCGCCGAGATCGTCAACACGGTGGTGGCCGGGCTCGCCCCGGTCAGCGCGCCGGAGGCGGTGCCGCCCCGGCTGTTGCCGGGTCCGTCGAGCACCCGTGCCGCCCGGCCGGGCAACGGGCGGTCCGCCGCCCGGGTCGTCCCGCCGCGCGGCGCCGTGGACGCCGACCGGCCGACCCAGCCGGACCCGGACGCGACTGCTCCTCCGGCCGGCCTGGAACCGGTCCGTGCGTCCGGGGCGGCCGTCGCGGCCGGGCTGGAGCCGGTGGTGCCGCCCGGGTCCGCCGTTCCGGCCGGGCTGGAGCCCGTCGGGCCGTCCTCCGCCGAGCTGGAGCCGGTCGGGCCGCCCGCGGCCGCCGGTCCGGGGCTGCTGCGCCGGAACCCGCTGGCCATGGCCGAACCGCCTGCCGACCCCGACGCCGACGCCGACCTGTCGGCATCGGAGGACGGCACCGCCCACCCCAGCGCCGGGATCGCCTGA
- a CDS encoding tetratricopeptide repeat protein, with product MSDPRITSSIFTRGAVDLSALRTPAPSPTPAQAGPPAGAPGGAVGGGVTVIDVTEATFQSEVLERSLNTPVVVDFWAEWCEPCKQLSPVLERLAVEGGGAWVLAKIDVDANPRIAQMFRVQGIPMVYAVVGGQPIDAFSGVVPEAQLRQWIQAVLKAGGVTVAEPTDPRLDEADDALMSGDLDAAERAYRKILADSPTDAAAEAGLAQVGLARRVAGADPQAALAAAEANPDDVDAQLLAADIEVLSGLAEQAYRRLVGVVRRTAGDDREKVRQHLVGLFTIAGPEDPAVASARRALASALF from the coding sequence ATGAGCGACCCACGGATCACCTCGTCGATCTTCACCCGCGGCGCGGTCGACCTCAGCGCGCTGCGCACCCCTGCCCCGAGTCCGACCCCGGCCCAGGCCGGTCCCCCCGCCGGTGCGCCCGGTGGCGCCGTCGGCGGCGGAGTCACCGTCATCGACGTGACCGAGGCGACCTTCCAGTCCGAGGTCCTCGAACGCTCGCTGAACACGCCGGTCGTGGTGGACTTCTGGGCCGAGTGGTGCGAGCCGTGCAAGCAGCTCTCCCCGGTGCTGGAGCGGCTGGCCGTCGAGGGTGGCGGCGCCTGGGTGCTCGCCAAGATCGATGTGGACGCCAACCCGCGCATCGCCCAGATGTTCCGGGTGCAGGGCATCCCGATGGTCTACGCGGTGGTCGGCGGTCAGCCGATCGACGCCTTCTCCGGGGTGGTGCCGGAGGCGCAGCTGCGGCAGTGGATCCAGGCGGTGCTCAAGGCCGGCGGCGTGACCGTGGCGGAGCCGACCGACCCCCGCCTCGACGAGGCCGACGACGCCCTGATGAGCGGCGACCTGGACGCCGCCGAGCGGGCGTACCGCAAGATCCTGGCCGACTCGCCGACCGACGCCGCGGCCGAGGCCGGCCTGGCCCAGGTCGGCCTCGCCCGCCGGGTGGCCGGCGCCGACCCGCAGGCGGCGCTCGCCGCCGCCGAGGCCAACCCGGACGACGTGGACGCCCAGCTGCTGGCCGCCGACATCGAGGTGCTCAGCGGCCTGGCCGAGCAGGCCTACCGGCGCCTGGTCGGCGTGGTCCGGCGGACCGCCGGCGACGACCGCGAGAAGGTACGCCAGCACCTCGTCGGACTGTTCACCATCGCCGGTCCGGAGGACCCCGCGGTGGCCTCGGCCCGCCGGGCCCTGGCCAGCGCGCTGTTCTGA
- a CDS encoding Asp23/Gls24 family envelope stress response protein: protein MSDEATRELSVTPDAVAGGTTSVSDEVVEKIAVAAARSVPGVVELGGDVARFFNSVLDRVGLDKVGDATRGASAHVTNGAAVVNLVIVIEAGRTVPEVTEAVRAKVTEAVEAYGLRADEVNIRVDDVALGESAAPTA, encoded by the coding sequence GTGAGCGACGAGGCGACGCGGGAACTGTCGGTGACGCCGGACGCGGTGGCGGGCGGAACGACCTCCGTCTCGGACGAGGTCGTGGAGAAGATCGCGGTGGCCGCCGCGCGGTCGGTGCCCGGGGTGGTGGAGCTGGGCGGCGACGTGGCGCGGTTCTTCAACTCGGTGCTCGACCGGGTCGGGCTGGACAAGGTCGGCGACGCCACGCGCGGCGCCTCGGCGCACGTGACCAACGGTGCGGCGGTGGTCAACCTGGTCATCGTGATCGAGGCGGGCCGGACGGTCCCCGAGGTGACCGAGGCGGTCCGGGCGAAGGTGACCGAGGCGGTCGAGGCGTACGGGCTGCGGGCGGACGAGGTCAACATCCGGGTCGACGACGTGGCCCTGGGCGAGTCCGCCGCGCCGACCGCCTGA
- a CDS encoding penicillin-binding transpeptidase domain-containing protein has translation MRPSYPRRHGLSLAALAAILLTAGGLTACSDSDGPERSVDAFLAGWRSGDLQAVGFVDPTGAKVPAVDVAREIKELSGELAATPPALTRRGEPKITADTATATVKVEWTLPGDTRWAYDRTVRMTRGGDDQWQVIWEPKVVQEQLTRGDRLGLRRQTGPRAAVLDDAGQPIVAPRPVVRVGVQPSEATDVPGLVRKLDGAFRAIRPAITPPVDLSGLPKRLADADPGAFVEVVTLREEAYRQIKPRIYDLPGTKFRADELDLAPTREFARAVLGSVDPAQADDLTRHPDRYAAGDLVGHGGLQGRYDERLRGTPGLSVIIERPGPDGTLAPTGTEVFRRDPQPGAPLKTTLDVATQNAADAALRGERRRSALVALRISDGAVLAAANGPGAAGENLAFTAQVPPGSTFKMVSALGLLDRGAVTLDGPVDCPKTFTVDGRAFKNSDNFVLGSVPFRTDFAKSCNTAFTALAPKLGADGLAVTGRSLGLEAQWDVGLDAFTGKVSANGGATEQAAAAIGQGTTLVSPLAMASATAAVARGRFEQPKLVLDPAPAQPAAPGQPLKAESVEAVKTMMREVVTAGTGTALKDVPGDPVHGKTGTAEYDNNPAHTHAWFVGWQGDVAFAVFVEQGGASTATAVPIAERFLRALPH, from the coding sequence ATGCGTCCGTCGTACCCCCGTCGTCACGGCCTGTCACTCGCCGCGCTGGCCGCGATCCTGCTCACGGCCGGCGGGCTCACCGCCTGCTCCGACAGCGACGGGCCGGAACGCAGCGTGGACGCGTTCCTGGCCGGCTGGCGCTCCGGCGACCTGCAGGCGGTCGGGTTCGTCGACCCGACCGGCGCCAAGGTGCCGGCGGTCGACGTCGCGCGGGAGATCAAGGAGCTCTCCGGCGAGCTGGCCGCCACCCCGCCGGCACTGACCCGCCGCGGCGAACCCAAGATCACCGCGGACACCGCCACCGCGACCGTCAAGGTCGAGTGGACTCTGCCGGGCGACACCCGCTGGGCGTATGACCGGACGGTCCGGATGACCCGCGGCGGCGACGACCAGTGGCAGGTGATCTGGGAGCCGAAGGTGGTGCAGGAGCAGCTCACCCGGGGCGACCGGCTCGGGCTGCGCCGGCAGACCGGCCCGCGGGCAGCGGTGCTCGACGACGCCGGCCAGCCGATCGTGGCGCCGCGACCGGTGGTCCGGGTGGGGGTGCAGCCGAGCGAGGCGACCGACGTGCCGGGTCTGGTCCGGAAGCTGGACGGCGCGTTCCGGGCGATCCGGCCGGCGATCACCCCGCCGGTCGACCTCTCCGGCCTGCCCAAGCGGCTCGCCGACGCCGACCCGGGCGCGTTCGTCGAGGTGGTGACCCTGCGCGAGGAGGCGTACCGGCAGATCAAGCCACGGATCTACGACCTGCCGGGCACCAAGTTCCGCGCCGACGAGCTGGACCTCGCCCCGACCCGCGAGTTCGCCCGGGCGGTGCTCGGCTCGGTCGACCCGGCGCAGGCCGACGACCTGACCCGGCACCCCGACCGGTACGCCGCCGGCGACCTGGTCGGCCACGGCGGTCTGCAGGGGCGCTACGACGAGCGGCTGCGCGGCACGCCGGGGCTCAGCGTGATCATCGAGCGGCCCGGGCCGGACGGCACCCTGGCGCCGACCGGCACCGAGGTGTTCCGCCGCGACCCACAGCCCGGGGCGCCGCTGAAGACCACCCTGGACGTGGCCACCCAGAACGCGGCCGACGCGGCGCTGCGCGGTGAGCGGCGGCGCTCCGCGCTGGTGGCGCTGCGGATCAGCGACGGCGCGGTGCTCGCCGCGGCGAACGGGCCGGGCGCGGCCGGGGAGAACCTCGCCTTCACCGCCCAGGTCCCGCCGGGGTCGACGTTCAAGATGGTCAGCGCGCTCGGGCTGCTGGACCGGGGTGCGGTCACCCTGGACGGGCCGGTCGACTGCCCGAAGACGTTCACCGTCGACGGCCGTGCCTTCAAGAACTCCGACAACTTCGTGCTCGGCTCGGTGCCGTTCCGCACCGACTTCGCGAAGTCCTGCAACACCGCGTTCACCGCGCTGGCCCCGAAGCTGGGCGCGGACGGGCTCGCGGTGACCGGTCGGTCACTGGGCCTGGAGGCGCAGTGGGACGTCGGCCTGGACGCCTTCACCGGCAAGGTCTCCGCCAACGGCGGCGCGACCGAGCAGGCCGCCGCCGCGATCGGCCAGGGCACCACCCTGGTCAGCCCGCTGGCCATGGCGTCGGCCACCGCCGCGGTCGCCCGGGGTCGCTTCGAGCAGCCGAAGCTGGTGCTGGACCCGGCCCCGGCCCAGCCGGCCGCCCCCGGCCAGCCGCTCAAGGCCGAGTCGGTCGAGGCGGTGAAGACGATGATGCGGGAGGTGGTCACCGCCGGCACCGGCACCGCCCTCAAGGACGTGCCGGGCGACCCGGTGCACGGCAAGACCGGCACCGCCGAGTACGACAACAACCCGGCGCACACCCACGCCTGGTTCGTCGGCTGGCAGGGCGACGTCGCGTTCGCGGTCTTCGTCGAGCAGGGCGGCGCCAGCACCGCCACCGCCGTCCCGATCGCCGAACGCTTCCTCCGCGCCCTCCCCCACTAA